A region of the Drosophila subobscura isolate 14011-0131.10 chromosome J, UCBerk_Dsub_1.0, whole genome shotgun sequence genome:
ctagtaatattaaacagaacatcaaagttgaggaaaatgattaaagAGTTtaggtatatttacagtatatttagaaaatgaaaaggtatatttcggtatatttccgacgacatgtcggtatatttgatcgataattctgCGGTCACACTAGAATGTCAATTTTTTGagaactatttttttttttttgtgcgtgtTTTTCCATTGACATATCGTAGAGTTCCGGCTCGTTTAGAGAGACATTTGAGAGCTAGCAGATTGCAAATTGCAACGAATTAGAAGCTGCAATGTCGGCGTTTACGGAGACGGCGCTCATCAAGAAATTGGCGGAGCtgaacagcagccagcagaggtGGGTGcaccattaaaaaaaatataatcatCGCAGCGCAATAAATGTGTATAGCAAAATACTGATACCGTCTTTCTGTTTGCAGCATCCAGACATTGTCCCTGTGGCTGATTCACCATCGGAAGCATAGTGCAGCCATCGTGAAGACCTGGCAGCGGGAGCTGGAGAATGGTGAGTAGAGTCCCGAATCGCGCTTCCCCACCCCCAACCCTTCTTATATCATTCTGCCCTTGGATTGCAGTGCCGGAACCGAAGAAGCTGACTTTTATGTACCTGGCCAACGATGTCATTcaaaacagcaagaaaaaaggcCCCGAGTACGGCAGGGAGTACAGCAATGTCCTGGCCAAGGTGTTTGCCCACATTGGGGAAAAGTGCAGCTCGGACAAGCTGCTGGGTAGCCTTGGGCGCATCCTCAACATTTGGCTGGAGCGTGGCGTCTACGATGCAAAGGCCATAAACGATTACCGGGCACGCCTGCACCGAGAGTCGGGTGGCAgcaaaaatggcagcaaatcgAACGACGCCGAAGCAGGGGACAAAGAGCGGGAgaaggagcacagcagcagcagcggagcaggtggaggcagcggcagcagatcGGAAAAGTCAGAGCGGCGGGAAAAGCGCAAGCATGAGGAGCGACACGCAAAGTCAAAAAAACAGcgacaccatcatcatcatcagagcagcagcagcagctccagtgcTCCAGCCCCAGCAGAGGAAGTGGCTGCAGAGCCAGAAAACGGGCACACTCCTCCCTACGTGCCGCTGGGTGAGCCACCCGAGCCGGAGGAGCTGATCAAGGCACTCACAAGCATCGAAAACTCGGCCTCCAGCGATGCCGAAGTGCGTGAACGCATTGCAAAGCTTCCGCAGGAGATATCCGAGATCAGTTGCATCACCAAGCTGGAGGACAAGGATAAGGCGAAGGCATTGGCCAATCAAGTGCGTCTTATGGCATTACAATATACAAAGTTGTGGCAGGCAAACCTAAACGTGtctttttcattatttgtagGTCAATGAGGCTGTGGATTTGCTCAACGATTACAACTCACGGCTGGCGGCCGAGATGGAGGAGCGCACCAAATTGGCAGCAATGCTGCGTGACTTTCAGGCGGAACAAAAGGAGCTGTTGGCTCAGGCGGAGACACGACTCGATGTACGTTTACTCACGTTAAATAAGAGAGTGGCAATATGAGTGGGCGACTTCCAGCTAAAAAGAAACGATTAAAAAGGGGAAACCTTTTTCGTATGACATTTAACTGATTAATCGAAAAGGAACAGCCACTCGTATTGCCAGCACTCCCTGCTGTTTATCCTGCCCCATATGCTACTTATAGATAATTGTCTAGTCAATGGGTCGTTCCTCTTCCTTGGGCTATCCCATGTTGTACACTTAttgttcctttttgctttgcattaaacaaaattccaaTTAATTCACCGAATCCCCTCAGATTTTTGTATCCGTTGCCTAATGCTTTCGGTGTCTTTGCAGGAACACAAGAAGAAGCTGAACAAGATGCTGGGCCTGCAGAAGGAGATACACGATCATCTCTCCAATTTGCCGGACTTGACGCAGCTGCCAGATGTAACGGGCGGACTGGCACCCCTGCCCTCCGCCGGCGATCTCTTCAATGCCCTGCACTGAAGCGAGGAGTCACATAAACCAGCAACTACTTAAACCACACCAAGAAACACAACGCCACAGAAGACTCCCCACACATCATAGACGTCGTAGTTGTCACCCCACTCCTGCACACCACACCCCCGCGAAGATTATTGCCCAGATTATTATAGTCCACAACATTATATTGACGGTTGAATACAGAATTTAATTACGAGCAAAACTTACCTCGCGTCTTTCCAGTCCAGTGCTCTAGTGCATCACGTAATTGGCGACTCCCTGCCACTTCTCGGTGAATCCTATTATATCGGCTATGCCACTGCCTGGGGACATCTTGACGGCCACCGAGAACTTGCTCCAGACATCGCGATTCACCTGATTACTCGACGCCTGAAAGGTCACAGGCTGACGGCCACGCACCGGAAAGCCACTCAGCAGGCAGGGCAAATCGTTGGGCCCCAAGCTGGACTCGTACAGGCCACGATCGTCGGTGGGCAGCTGCTGGTCCACCTGCTGATCCATGCTCACGGCCAGCACCCATTCGCGCACCTCCTCGTGCAGGCTGGGCTCGTTCTTCAGGTGAATGTCCTCGGGCAGCGGCACAGAGCTGGGGAAATCGGTGCTGGCCAAGTCGGAGTGGTCCACCAAGTTACCAGAGCCCTCCTCAATGGCCTCGCACACATCCAGATAGTGGTTGAGCATGACGAAGGCCTCCGCCTCGCGTCCAGCCTGCCGCAGATCCATGCCAGCCTCGTAGAAGCCCTTGTCCACCGGCAGGATGTCCGTGTGCCGCAGCAGTGCCAACGAGAGACGCAGGGCCACTGGCTGCAGCGCCTGCACCTCCTTGCAGGCAGCTCTGGTGGCATAGTAGTGAGCAATCAGCAGGAACTGCTCCATGCTGGCCGTAAACTGCGTCTGCGCCTGCTCCGGCGTGGCacgcagcgactgcagcagccgctggagAAAGTCTCGCAACTGGCGCCACAGCGAACCACCCTCGGACTGCTCCTCCCTCAGTGCGAGACAATCCAGAGCGATGCGCGTGTAAATGTTGAAGTGCGCCTCGATGGGCGGCGCCCCATAGCTCAGGTACAGGCCCAGTGCATTGGTGCAGTTGCCCTCGCGGATGAGCTGGGCGGCATAGACGGCCACGTACTTCTGCAGCACCGAGCGATTAACCTGCTTGGCCTTCTCCAGGCAACGCTGCCACTGGCCCTGCTCCGCCAACAGATCCAACGCCGAGATGATGTCAATGTCCGCCAGCTGCTCGACATTCCCCTCGTGCTTGAGCGAcgacttttgctgctgctccacataggccagcagctgcagatccGCATCGATTTCCTTGGCCAGTCGCCTGGCTTTGCTCCACTGCTCCGTCTTGATGAAGACATCCACCGCCTGCTTGGGCATATCAGCCGCAAGGTACAGCTGTGCCGCTGGACCAATCTGCTTGATGGCCAGCAGGCGTGGCCCCAAGGCCGTGGCCAGTTCCTGCGCATCCTGACCTTCCAGAAACTGATTGCAAATCTCGGCGGCTCGCAGCAGGGCACGCTCCAGCGTGGCTCCATCCTCCGCATTGCTGGCATCTATCTGCATGAGGCACTCGGCGGCCTTGCGGAACTGCTCACGCTTGGCGAACTCCGCCGCTCGCTGCAGATAGGCACGGGAATCGGTGACGGATTCCTCTCCCGTCTGCGCCAGTccccgctgcagctgcgcctgcAGACGTCGCAGATCATTCAACGCCGAGGGATAGTGCTCCTCGGCTATGCGCAGGGCATCCTCGTACAGCGACTCCTGCTTGTAGTGCTCCACAATGAGATCCGGCCGCTgggcacgcagcagcagcgcctcgTACTCCTTGTAGTTGCGCGTTTCCAGTGCGGCCGCCGCCTGCCCGATGAGCACCTCGCCCACGACATCCGGCAGATGCTGTTCGGCCACATTGAGAGCCGCACGCCAGTCGCCTGCGTGTTGATACATGAGAATCGCCTCCTTGGGCTTGTGGGCCTTGAGGAACTCCACCTCGGCCTCCTCGAACTTGCCCTCGTCCTCGAGGGACATGGCTATCTTCAGGTGCACCTCGTCCGTGGGCTTGCCCGCAAAGCGGCACAGCTCCATGGCGAACTCAAACTGTCCCGAATCGCAGGCGAATCCCACGGCAGTGTCCAGCAGCCCGAGCTTGCTCAGCAGCCGCACGGCGCTCTCCAGCGGCATGGACTTGGCCCACATGTAGGCCACCTGCTGGCTGGCACCATCCGTGCCCTTCTGCTTGGCCACGCGATACCCATCCTCCCACCTGCCCGAGGAGCAGTACATGTGCACAGCCGACTTCCAGTCCCCCGAAGCGATAAAGTGCACCTCGGCGTTCTTCAGCTTGCCGCGCGACTCCAGCTGCCGCGCCAGATGCAGATGGGTGCTGTCCAGCAGATCCTTGTGGTAGCGTTCGACCAGTCGGATCATCGAGTCGTACAACTCGCGCCGCTTGTACATGGCAATGGCCAAATCCGGCTCATTGACGGCTATAAGCACCTTCTCGGCATCCCTGTACTTGCCCTGCTCCTCCAGGGTGCCTGCCATCTGGACAAACAGTTCGCGCAGATGCTCCGGCTTCAGGTACTTCTCCCCAATCACATAAGCACGCTCCCACTTGCCGTGGCGGTTGAGCAGCTCGATGGCATCCTTGTGGAGATTGGCTCTAACCAGCATATCTTCCGCACCATCCAGATCCCCGGCAAAGGCCAAATGCTTCGATAGATCCAGGGCATAGCGCTGGATCAGCTCCGGCTCGTCGAGGACTTTGGCTATCTGCACGGCCTTGCGCCACTGCTTGGCGCCCACTGCCGCTTCCAGtgccttttgtgtggcacCCGCCTCGATGTAGTGATTTATGGAGGCATCCAGCTGCTTGCGACCCACCAGCCAGTCGCcccactcctcctccagcgCAGTCACCTCCTGTGGCTCCACGACGCGGGCAAGTTCCAGGGCTCTGGCATATGCCCCGCCCTTTCGGTAGAGCGCCAGCGCAGCCTCTGGCCGGGACAGCCGATGGGCAATGTCGCCAGCCAGCTCGTAGAGCTCACAATGCACCAGACCCTCGGTGAcctgcagcatcagctgctcgtcctgcagcagctgcggtgTCTTGAGCGCCAGTCGAGCCGCTCTGGCGGGTTTGTTGGCCTTCAGGAACAGCCCCatggcctgctgcagctcacCCTGATCCTCGAGCACTTGGCCCGCCTTCTCCGGCTGTTCGCTGGTGAGCAGGAAGtccatgtgctgctgcttcaactCCGCCAAATGCGCATATCCTCGCCTCTCGGCCAGGGCCACCGCCTCATCCCACATGCGCAGCTGTTGGTACATCCGAAGCGCCGCCTCGATGTCGCCCTGCTCCAGATAAATGCGCTCCGCGGTGCGCAGATCAGAGCCCAACAGCGCCAACTTGGCACGCACCTCGGGACAATGGATGCCCGGCGAATCGGTGGCCGCCTCGAACGCGTCCGCTTGCTCTATCATCTCGGCCAGGTAAAATGCCTTGGAGACGTTGCCGAGCGCCGCATAGCAGCGTTGGGCCACGCGCAGATTGCCATCTTGCAGCGAGATTATTGCCAGATTGTGCCACATGGCCTTGGCCGCCGGCTTGTCCCCCAGCGACTCCAGAAAGTGAACGGCACGCCCAAAGTCGCTGTCATTGACGGCGGTGCCGAACTCCACGAGTCCCTCGTCCAGCTGGTAGCTGTGCTCGCTGGGTCCATCCTGAGAGCGGACCACAGTGCGACCCTGTGGATAATTCAAAATGGGAATAAGAAAGTGCAGACAGGACTGTGAGGATCTGCACACTTACATTCTCTCGCAGCACTTCGATGGCCTCGCCACGAATGGTCTGCATGGTGACATGCTCCGGCAGATCGATGTTGTACCAAATGGCCAGATTGGTGTGGCTCTGGGCCACCACCACATCGCTCTGTGGCACCCACTGGACAAAGGAGATGTTGCTGAGCAGCGTCTGCTTCTTGCCCGTGTAGTTGTCCACGAGGACGAGTCGCAGCTTCTTGTCGCGAAAGAGCAGCTTGTGGGCCGTCTCGCTGAGCTCCAGCCAATCGATTTTTGTCTCGTGATTGATCTGGCCGCTGGTCTGGCGACTCACCAGGTCCACCACGCAAATGGTCTTGGCATCCAGAAGGAAGGCCAACTTCTTGTTCTCCCGCGCATTCCCGCGCTCATTCAGCCTCACGGAGATGACATGCGGATTGACGAACTCTGTGCGCACGGAGCCAAGGATGCAGTTCTCGCCGTACTCCACGAGACTCAGTTCCCCCACATTGAACACCAGACAGACATTGGGATTCTCGAAGTAGAAGCGTTCGTGGTGGCCGGATGCTGTCCAGGGCACTTCGCTGGCCAGATTGCGCGTCAGATCGCAGAGGATCAGCGACTCTTCGGTGCGTGCCACCAGATAGTTGTCCTTGCCCATGATCCGCACATCGTCAATCTCCAGTCCCAGCTGCGACTCGATCGTTAGCTGCTGCGTGGGCTCGGCCAGCGAACgcaccagcagctggctggGCGCCACAAAGATCAGCTCGAACTTGTCCTGCCAAATGGTGCGCTTCAACACGGACTCAAACAGCAGGACAGCGCCGCTGACCGAACCAAGAGCGAGACGTGCCCCATCACGACGCCAGAGCAGTGCGCTCAGTGTGTACAGGCAGGCCACCTCCTTGCTGGCACTCTCGCTCCAGGCACCCTGGCGTGGACTCCAGGCATAGATGCGTATGCGATCGTAGCTGCCAAAGGCCACAGCCTGACCATTGGGACTGCAGGCGGCCACCGTGAACTCGCGTTCTCCTTCGGTTCGGGAGTAGTCAAAGGTGCGCAGCTGGCGACCCTgttaaaatatggaaaattatCATTTAAATGTGTTCAACAGCGGCATTCCTCAATCTCTTGCCATGGTGTCGTAAAAGACAATTCGCTGATCACAGCCACCGACACAGAAGCCGCCTTGGGGCCAGGCTAGAGCGAATGGCGGCACGGGATGTTGCACCACTCTGCCCAGCGGCTCATTGGCCTCGTCCGTCAGAAAGTAGCGTATGATGGTGCCATCGTTGTGGCCACTGAGGAAGCCACTGCCCTTGGTGTTGGCCGCCAACGAGATGCAAATGCTGTCGCCACCGTACAGACTCTGCgatttgttgctcttgctgtgcAGCGCACGAATTTTGCCATCTTCGAGGCCTAAACGAAGGATATTGAAACTAGATTAGGCATGTGTTGGATACAGTTTAAATGGGTTTACCGGTTACCTGCTATAATGGCGCCAGAGGAGAGCCAAATCAGTGCCGTCACAGCGCTGGCCTGCGGGAACTTGTTGCAGATGACCTTCTTGTCGTTCCAGGACTCTCCCAGCTTGTACACATAAACAATGCAGTCACTCTGTCCCACTGCCAGACGTGTCGAGTCAGGACTGAATGCCAGTCCGCGAATCACATACGAATTCTTGCCATTTGCCGCATTCGCGGGCTTCGTGCTGAACTTGTCGCGTCGCTCCCCGGCATCGTCATAGAGCAAAATGTGTCGATCGGCGGTGGCAATGGCCAACTTCTGCTGATTGGGcgaccaggccaggccagcaaTGCGTTGGATTTGCTCctaaaagaaaaggaaatgttaaataataaattcagaatatattttccataattgAGTCTCACCTGACCCTCCAGCAGCGTtcgcaaatatttcaattgcatttcttAGCTTGGAGTTTAAATTATTTGCTCAGCGAATTGGTTGGGTTCTTGGAAAATATTCTAAATTTTCCAGCAAATGTTTTCCTCTTGTTGTGACTCACGTCAGTTGTTGTGGCAACCAGGAACCCAGCAACCAAGCCACCCTCTCGTGGGCGGACGTTGTAGTCTATTTTCTTGGCGCTTCCGTTTTGCGCTCAACATTCTAAATAAATGGCCTTTGTTCTGGTATGCAGCAGGTGCCGGGCCTGCCACAGGACAGGATGTACGTACTACGCTGCCACACGACAGGCGCCAACGAATGGGTCGGGGGCTGTGGGGAGGTTGTCTCTTTGTTTCTGCGCCTCctgctgtttctcttttgcGAACACGATGATGACGAGGAAAACGGACaaagctgttgctgcctctgcagacattcgctgctgctgctgcttgcgtTGTCCTAGTCCTGGCAGCAGAGCCAGCTACTCTCCACCGAAATCTGCGCAGGTTCCACGCACAGggagagcagccacagagagagccaAATTCATACAGGTGTGCTGGAAACTGAaccagcaagagagagcgcgtgaCCTTGGTGTGTGGAGTGAGCCTGCAAATGGTATAAAATTTGTAGATATTAAAAGAGTGGGATGGAAATTGGTATAAACAGGCAACACCCTCTAGCGACagattttgttatttttatagGGGTTGTTGCCGAGTAGAATATAACTGTTGATATTGATAAATATAACAGTAGCAACCCTTATAAGAACTGGAATAACGCCACCTACCCTTATACCACTGGTATGACACTTTTATAGAGCAACTTCGAGGGTGAAAGTTATGTTATAGCAGGGGGAAAATGTTTGTATTGATGAAAAGGTAGAGAAACTGTATAACAATAATGAAGAGAGAATAATAAAGAAGAGGGAAAGGAGATAAATGGAGGAAAATTTAGCAACAATTGAATATGAGCAATTCCGTTAAGCCTGTTTCAGCACTGCACCAGACGGCACCATGCTATTTTTGCACTGCTTATTCCCAATGACGCTAGGGATGCAAGGCGTATACTGCTCATAGTAGATGCTACTGCTTTCACTGCTTTCCACCATAATTACTGCTTTCTTTTGTGCACACAGCCTGTACTGCTTTCTACTCTTCACACTGCCGGCTGTCTATTCCTTTTACTGCTTTCCACCACCTGCACTGCTTTCGACTGCTTACATTCTCCAGCTGGCACTTTTCGGAGTTCTGCCCCTGAAACTTCACCACACACTTTCCCCAGCTTTTCCTCTCAGCAAAGCTCATGGCGTTGCTCTCTTTCAAATACTCTCGTGCTCTCCCACGCTTTCTCTCAGTAGAAACTCTCTCGTGTGAGTCCATTCGGCAGTTCGTAAAATTCGCGGCTCGTCGCTTcatcgcctgctgctgtcgtcgtgGGGCAACATCGTTTGCCTTGTCCAAAGTCAGAGGCAGGATaatgccgccgccgtcgctggAGTTTCTGTTGCCTGATTATTTTATTCTGTGGCATAGTCTCTGCACTCTGGGGCCAGGAGCAgaggccaaagccaagccaaagccaaagccaatccAAGCAAGCGCCAGCCTGGCTAATGTATGCCAACGAATTGTGGCAGGTCGCAGCAAGCGCTTCTGTCTGTGTTTTGGGTACCCGTTGCCGTTCATTCGGGGCTTGGGCTCGGGCTTGGTTCCAGTTGCTCctgggtgctgctggctgctctttgTGTTGGCATCCCCCTTTAATGagtttcattaattaaagCTACTTTGTTGGCTCTGCTTGTTCTTTCCGCTACTCTGATGTATGTGAgagttcgtgtgtgtgcgtgtgtgtgtgtgaggagtgTGCATGAGTAAACATGCAACATGAATTTTGTCCTTGACTTTTAATGGGTTTATGACAAAAGCGTTACCCAAGCCAAAGGCAGTACCATCCCCAGCCCCCGCCCCCCCATATAACATGGCTAATGTGCAGGGCGTTCTCATCTGTTTCTATGTGagtgtcctcctcctcctcctgcccaactgcctgtgtgtgtgtgggtaaaaGAGTTGTTAAAGCGGACGTCTGCCGGAAGCTCTTGTGGGTGCCATTTTGGTTCATGTTCCCTGCGACGCATGCCACTTTTTTTtatctcttttcctttttgccttAAACCATTGCCAGACTTTTGTCTCTAAaacttggctgctgctgtcgccccTTAAGGTTTCCTCTGCCAGTGTCCATCCTCCCGCACTCCCCCCCTGCtttctggtctggtctgtcatTGTTTCCACGCTTTTTCCTTCCTTTGAGTTGGCGGATCgtgtggcggcggtggccagcggcgtttgcctttgccattgcctttgtcgcttctctgctgtttggctgccgctgccgctggcgctgcaTTTTTCGCCACTTCCGCGTCTTCCGTTTGATGCTGCGTCCTGCTTTTGGCCAGCTTAATTTGTCGACTTCTAATTTATGGCTCGAGCAGCTGCCTCTCAAGATGAGGCTCTCAATTAGAGCGTTTATCAGGTGGCAGGCTTAGAGGGAAACGCTTTTCGCCTGTCGCTGTtttctctctatcgctctccATCGCTGTTGAAACTATTTAAGCCAACTTTTGGCCAGACCGCAGGAGCTGTTGGCGAGCTAATTCGGCTTTAAGGCAGCAATCTGGTTAAAACTCTCTCATAGCCGCAACTCAAATCGTGGCATTAGTCCTTGGCGCACTTtcctgccatgccatgccatcgcatggcgaaaaaccaaaacttttTCCTTTAACTTTgggtcacacacacattctcgTTCCACCCACTCATACAGTCATAGAGTCACTCTGGGGATGCCCCAGACCGTGCGTAGAAACTGCAACAAACTCTCGCGAACTGAACCGAAGCGAAGAGAACAGCGAACAGGGAAAGTGCGCGaaaaaataacagcagcagccgccagtcGAGTGGCGCGAGAGTCCGTCCGTGGAGGGGCATAAGAGAGTAGCAGAGGGACATACCAGTACGCGGGGAGAACGTGTGTACGAGTGCTATGCATAATGAATAAcattttcaaattagtttCCGGTCAGTGGAGATTTTAACGCAGTTTGTCAAGCGCATAAAAGAAAGCCAAGCCAATCCAAGCCAAGCCATGCCCGCCGCAGGCTGATTTGACTGAAAACAAGATGAAAGAACGAAAATTCAAATGCCATTCGGAGATACACCAAAGCAAATAATACTCCCTCACAGATATTCAATGTAATCTGATCGGATCTGAATGTGAATTTACTCGTATTTGAACTCTATGGCATTTAAGCTGCTCGAAATTACTTATAGGGCACAGAGCACTCCCCCCATTGTGAGCATATAATTAAATGCTGCTAACGTGCAATCAAAGCGATTTCCATAACAATAATTCCCAGCGACAGGGGGAACCAGGGTGGTCAATCATTTAACAAGCCCCACAAAAACCTAAAGGAAAGCGGGCAGGAGGCCAGCTCCTTCCTCTGTGTAAGCAAGCATAAAGtgaaaataggaaaaaaatATGGAAAGTAAAAGCGGAATaataatgtacataaatgtctACATCTGCCCATTAGGATGGGTGTGGGATTGGGGATAGCAACGGAATCATGAACTGGAAATATTCCGCCTGCTGGcataatgaaatcaaaatacGAGAATGCCTGCGCCATCCCCAACGACAACTCTCCCACGTTTATGTCcgtattcccattcccattcacgTTCCACGTtcaagtttttgtgtgtgtgtccgtctgtctggctggcaACAATTTGCGTTAAAAATTGgcacaacaattgcaaaataatCACCTTGGAGAGCTGGAGAAttgtgtgtgccagagagaTGGACTAGTTTGCCTAGTTCCGCTTTACTGCCTTCAAGTttggagcagcagtagcagcagcagcggcaggaggagcattGGGAGTGGGATGAGCAATAGCAGAAGCCGACCGAGtgcaaccagccagccagctcctGCA
Encoded here:
- the LOC117893122 gene encoding regulation of nuclear pre-mRNA domain-containing protein 1A, translating into MSAFTETALIKKLAELNSSQQSIQTLSLWLIHHRKHSAAIVKTWQRELENVPEPKKLTFMYLANDVIQNSKKKGPEYGREYSNVLAKVFAHIGEKCSSDKLLGSLGRILNIWLERGVYDAKAINDYRARLHRESGGSKNGSKSNDAEAGDKEREKEHSSSSGAGGGSGSRSEKSERREKRKHEERHAKSKKQRHHHHHQSSSSSSSAPAPAEEVAAEPENGHTPPYVPLGEPPEPEELIKALTSIENSASSDAEVRERIAKLPQEISEISCITKLEDKDKAKALANQVNEAVDLLNDYNSRLAAEMEERTKLAAMLRDFQAEQKELLAQAETRLDEHKKKLNKMLGLQKEIHDHLSNLPDLTQLPDVTGGLAPLPSAGDLFNALH
- the LOC117893119 gene encoding intraflagellar transport protein 172 homolog, which encodes MQLKYLRTLLEGQEQIQRIAGLAWSPNQQKLAIATADRHILLYDDAGERRDKFSTKPANAANGKNSYVIRGLAFSPDSTRLAVGQSDCIVYVYKLGESWNDKKVICNKFPQASAVTALIWLSSGAIIAGLEDGKIRALHSKSNKSQSLYGGDSICISLAANTKGSGFLSGHNDGTIIRYFLTDEANEPLGRVVQHPVPPFALAWPQGGFCVGGCDQRIVFYDTMGRQLRTFDYSRTEGEREFTVAACSPNGQAVAFGSYDRIRIYAWSPRQGAWSESASKEVACLYTLSALLWRRDGARLALGSVSGAVLLFESVLKRTIWQDKFELIFVAPSQLLVRSLAEPTQQLTIESQLGLEIDDVRIMGKDNYLVARTEESLILCDLTRNLASEVPWTASGHHERFYFENPNVCLVFNVGELSLVEYGENCILGSVRTEFVNPHVISVRLNERGNARENKKLAFLLDAKTICVVDLVSRQTSGQINHETKIDWLELSETAHKLLFRDKKLRLVLVDNYTGKKQTLLSNISFVQWVPQSDVVVAQSHTNLAIWYNIDLPEHVTMQTIRGEAIEVLRENGRTVVRSQDGPSEHSYQLDEGLVEFGTAVNDSDFGRAVHFLESLGDKPAAKAMWHNLAIISLQDGNLRVAQRCYAALGNVSKAFYLAEMIEQADAFEAATDSPGIHCPEVRAKLALLGSDLRTAERIYLEQGDIEAALRMYQQLRMWDEAVALAERRGYAHLAELKQQHMDFLLTSEQPEKAGQVLEDQGELQQAMGLFLKANKPARAARLALKTPQLLQDEQLMLQVTEGLVHCELYELAGDIAHRLSRPEAALALYRKGGAYARALELARVVEPQEVTALEEEWGDWLVGRKQLDASINHYIEAGATQKALEAAVGAKQWRKAVQIAKVLDEPELIQRYALDLSKHLAFAGDLDGAEDMLVRANLHKDAIELLNRHGKWERAYVIGEKYLKPEHLRELFVQMAGTLEEQGKYRDAEKVLIAVNEPDLAIAMYKRRELYDSMIRLVERYHKDLLDSTHLHLARQLESRGKLKNAEVHFIASGDWKSAVHMYCSSGRWEDGYRVAKQKGTDGASQQVAYMWAKSMPLESAVRLLSKLGLLDTAVGFACDSGQFEFAMELCRFAGKPTDEVHLKIAMSLEDEGKFEEAEVEFLKAHKPKEAILMYQHAGDWRAALNVAEQHLPDVVGEVLIGQAAAALETRNYKEYEALLLRAQRPDLIVEHYKQESLYEDALRIAEEHYPSALNDLRRLQAQLQRGLAQTGEESVTDSRAYLQRAAEFAKREQFRKAAECLMQIDASNAEDGATLERALLRAAEICNQFLEGQDAQELATALGPRLLAIKQIGPAAQLYLAADMPKQAVDVFIKTEQWSKARRLAKEIDADLQLLAYVEQQQKSSLKHEGNVEQLADIDIISALDLLAEQGQWQRCLEKAKQVNRSVLQKYVAVYAAQLIREGNCTNALGLYLSYGAPPIEAHFNIYTRIALDCLALREEQSEGGSLWRQLRDFLQRLLQSLRATPEQAQTQFTASMEQFLLIAHYYATRAACKEVQALQPVALRLSLALLRHTDILPVDKGFYEAGMDLRQAGREAEAFVMLNHYLDVCEAIEEGSGNLVDHSDLASTDFPSSVPLPEDIHLKNEPSLHEEVREWVLAVSMDQQVDQQLPTDDRGLYESSLGPNDLPCLLSGFPVRGRQPVTFQASSNQVNRDVWSKFSVAVKMSPGSGIADIIGFTEKWQGVANYVMH